The DNA region GAAACTCTGCAGGTTGAAAGGAACTAGATATGAGTTTATAATTCAATGGAAATGGAGGACCTTTAAGTAGTTCGTGATTGTTCATCTTATATCTCCTATTCTATTGCTAATATCCCAATGCAAAGCCCTTCTTCAATGCCTTTTTACTTTTCAGATATGTTACCCGTGTTCCAAGGCTCATTGTACCTCATGTTTTATGCCTTATTTCTTCATTAGTATCCGTCTTCTACACTTAAATACATTTTTATTAAATCGAACTTTGCTTGGTGTCTAAAAGACACGTTCTATATTGGATCCTGAGAAAATTCTCTTGCTGTTGTTACTCTTACTGGCATAATTCAAAGGGTTGCCTCAACCATCTGATCAATCTACTGATGAGATTTAGCAGATTGTGACTTGGAAAGCAGCCTGCCTTATCTATAAATAGAATCTATGCATGCAGTGATCCTTATCTATAAATAGAATCTATGCATGCACTGATCCAGATTTATTATCTGTGATTTCTCTGCAAGAGAAGTAGAAACTTTTTTCTCACTGCTGCCCAAGAAGAATACCAGCGAATCCTCAATTTGAAATGACAAAACAAAAGGATTCTTCATTGCTCAAAGCAAAACTCCAATTCAGCTAACTCCTGTGGTTTACATTTTTAGTTGCCAATGCTGTAAGTCAAAtgtatttctttaatatcATTAAAGCATATGTATCCGTCAGCTAGAACATTCCGTTCATGTTCTACTTTGTAACTTTTAGAAATTGGTCCTTTGCCTACCTTCTCTAATTTCATCTCATGTTAAAGATAATCTTCATTATCTCTTCAGCACTTGCTGCCTTCATTTTTAGTACTTGCCAGTTGCCTGAACACTTTGTAGCATAGGTGGTCTAATCGTTTAGTTCATAATTCATAAGTTTTACCttgcttttcattttcttatacaATTTGAGTATTATTTTCATCTCTTACCTTTCATAGTTGGGATGACTCTGCTCCTTGAACTTCTGTCCAAAGATTTTCCATAATCTTGTTCAAAGTTCAGAACTCTTGCATTTGTTGGAACATTGAGAATTGCATGAACCACCCAGTTCTATATCACCATTTCCACTGgaagaatttatttttctactgTTTTTGAGATGGTAATTTTTTATACAAAGAAGTTTTTATCTTCACAATATCATGATCTGTTTGCTTTTTCAAATATTCtattctctcttctttctaGGCCTGTAAGGTCAAATGTCTCCTTTTGAGTTATTCTAATTACTTGCCCGATACAAGGTAAAATGGCTTGGTGAGATGGCATTTATTAATCATTCCTAATGTACTTATTGTGGCTCTCGTTCTTTCACAGAAATTTTGTACAGATATTAGTAGTATGCAAATAATTTCTTGAAGTTTCGCATTTATAGGTTTCAAATTTTCTAATGAACAGCTCCTAGTTGCCTCATATTGTTTTGCAAGATTCAGGTGTAGTTGCTTGCAATACTTTATTGAGAGCAATACTCTCTCActgtctctctctgtctcaCTCTGTAATTTGTCTCTTAGTGCCTTAGATGATGACTTCTATAGGAGCTTTAGGGTTCTAGCACCGTGGAAGTTACTTATTATTGATGATACGGTTATAATAACAGAATTTTGTTAAGATTGACTTGATCAACCACAATCACACGGTGAGATTTGGTTTGATTTGAATTTATTGCCGCTAGTATGTCTTTTTCTCCTTGAATTCAGTTACCTTATCTATTTACTTTTTTCAgcctcttcttttcttgggtcaATTTCTCTGTTCCTGCTAGCATGTCCGGATTGTTCCTTGGATTGGTTTTAGTGCTTATATTCTAATTCTAATTATATTGCAAGCAATTCTTATGataaatttgtatgtttaGTTTCACAGAGCATGAAAAATGATTCCGATAGTGTGGTCTTAGTTTTGCATTTTCCTATGAGTGTTCACATGGCTATAGCACCTGGCCTTTTTAGTCCTTTTCATTCAGAATAGGTCTAGGTAGTTGATTTCTTTTAACCATGGAACTGGTAGTGCGTTCCTCTATAATGGTGATTTATCCTTGAGAAGGAATTTTTGGCAGTTGAAGGCATATCTACTTGTCAGGGTAAAGGTTGAATCAGAAACatgaaaaagagagaggataATCATGCACCAGAAGCTCATTGATTTCTTGACAACTGAAAGCATTCTTTGACTATTGGTATTATTATGAAATCTTATTTCATGGTTCTGTTCTATCATATGCAGTTCCAAGGAATTTTAGATTACTTGAAGAACTTGAAAGAGGAGAAAAAGGTATTGGAGATGGAACTGTCAGCTATGGAATGGATGACGCTGATGATATCTATATGCAGTCATGGACGGGGACTATCATCGGTCCTCCTAATGTAAGTGATCATGAATGTGCCCCTTGCTCTCTCTCATGCATGCAGTCACATGCAAACGAATGCTCCTCCATCTGATAATTTTATCTTCATGATGTATTACTATGTATTGTTGATAGTAGAACTTTATGTTTTTGAGCTCTTCTTTCGCtaatttcttttcccattcTTGCGTGAACATTTGATCTATGTTGTTGGCACATAGAATTTGGTTATACTTTCTTAGGTGAACCTTGATCGACTAGTTCACTctaaggaaaaatgaaaaacctTTTACCTCAGGGAGATTATGGGTCCATGTTCACCACTGAAGGGTCGAGGTGGCTCAAGTCTGGCCACCTCCTGCCCAGACTAGGTTGCTGGAGGTGGCAGAGCAGGGTGGCCACATGGTCTCCCTGGGGGGCGGCCAGGATTGAGTCACCTTGATCCCTCTCTAACCCCTGTTGGACTAGATCTTGTATGACATGGATATGGGTCAAGTTGACTCAAGTCCAGCCTCCTCCCTCCAGCCTAAGTTGCTGGAGCGATCTGCCACCTCTAGTGACATGGTCTAGGCAAGGAGGTGGCTGAAAACCAAGGCTGAGATTTGTGAGGAACTTTAATGATGGGTTAGTTTGAAAAATAATGGCGAGTTCTTTGGTATTGGTAACTTGCAAATTTTCAGGGAAAAAAAGGTGGAATGAGAAAATTGAGCTATTCTATGGAACCAAAGTGGTCAGTAGTTGGGCTTGAAGAATTTTATGCCATCTTGGTTATGAGAAGTGGAGTCACATTGGATTGTCTTGCTGATGCAAGAAACATCTAAATTATTTGTGCAGGGCCTGTGCATGTATGATTGACTAAAACTATGTGCTGCATGATATCTCTTTCTAGGATAACTTCCCTATATCGCTTTAATGTCCTGTTTTAAACAAGTCTTAAGTGAGTGAACTGCCCAATGCTTGTTTTTTATCTGGCTGGACTGGCTTATAGCTTAACTATCTTTTCGACTTTAATATGTAATGCATATATGGTCATTTTGGTAAGCATTTCCGTTGTCTGCTAATCAAGTGTGTTTTTCCCTGAGCTCCAAATTCTGCTAAATCTCAATCACTTAACAGTAGCCACTATTGTACTCAGTCCTGTTCATCTATTAATATTAATGTTAGCAATTTGTGGAGCTAAACCTCTTAAAATCTTCCATCTGGCAATGAACTTCTTGAATTATTCGCTAggatctatatatttttttttctgagatCCAACCCATCAATATTTGCAGCAGAATGCCATGATTCTTGCGGTTTCATTTCATCACGTAGGTGTTGCTTAAATCTAACTGGTTGCTTGTAATCAATGTGATTTGTTTAACTTTCCTATAAATTTTCTGATACGTAATCCGGCTTAAATATTCTCCATCATCTACTTTGTAGGAAGATAGTTGAGATTAACTTACTGATGCATGTTTGCTCTTTTAGACTGTTCATGAAGGGCGCATATATCAGCTGAAGTTGTTTTGCGGCAAGGACTATCCCGATAATCCGCCAACTGTGAGATTCCAGACTCGTATAAACATGACTTGCGTCAATCAAGACACTGGAATGGTATGTATGTGGTCAATTTCAATCACGTTCAGTTTGAATTATCATAAGATCTGTTTGAATGACTGAGCTAATAACAATGCCAGGTTGAGCCAGGTCTCTTCCCAATGCTCGGTAATTGGCAAAGGGAGTACACGATGGAACACATATTATTACAGTTGAAGAAGGAAATGCTGTCCCCGCAGAATCGGAAACTGGCTCAACCTCCTGAAGGTCGTGACTCTTGATTGTTTCTGGTCAACTCTTATTTCCTGATTAGCCTTTTGTTTTGATTATACATGCATGTTTAGGCtagtattttaaaaaaaaaaaaaaaaaacggatTGCCCTGGCCAGTCTTGACTGGTTGAACTGGGATTCCAGCCCTGCTCAATTGAGAAAGTCTTCAACTGCAATAGACGAAAGCCAGAGAAACTGGGGGAAATGTGTACAGCAGGGTCTAGTACTTGGAAAAGGAAAACCGAAACTTCGGTTATGTTTGGTACTTTGGAATCGAATGGAATATTTCATCATTTCCaccatttttttcttcagtGTTTTTTAAAATGCATTCTATTAGGATGAACTTTTTTCTCCAACTTGATGGAACGATGTTTCCTTCAAAAACAACCTGAGTAATGCTCATTTCATCATTTCAACTAGCTTTTATTTATCtatgatatattttctttaaggttcatatatctaaatatatgtataaactaaaattttgataaatatgTTCAATCCTTTTTAATTACATTCATCCACATTTGCAAGTTCAACTAGAAAAAGATCATTTTTCTCTcaacaaaataaatttcacCTTATAGAACTCATTTCATTTCGTTTTATTTCATGCCGGCATGCCAAACGTGACGTTAAGAATTAAAGATTTTGAACCTTGAATATTATTCTTTATGCAAGATGCGGGGCTTTGCATTGAAATCCAAAGTAGCATACTCGGTTTCTGTTTTTCGAATTGCCCCCCTTTCCACCCCTAATTGTATCATGCATAGGAACTgtacataaataatttttccaaGCCAGAAAGCTATTATTTCTATAATTGATTTTTAGTACTTTTATCTATGAGTGAACTTACGGTGAAAAGGTTCGTGTAATTTCAGGGAatgaagaggcacgaggggaTCAGAAGGGGCTAATGCCCAGGTGTTGTATCATGTGAGCTTAATTATCATTATAAATGTATATCAGTAGTGTATATAAACGCAATATGCAAATTGATCTCGTAAACACCCACTCTGCTTAGATATAAGCTGGTTGGTTATTGCTGTAACTGAGGATGATGAATTAAAAATGGATTCAATCCT from Punica granatum isolate Tunisia-2019 chromosome 3, ASM765513v2, whole genome shotgun sequence includes:
- the LOC116201802 gene encoding ubiquitin-conjugating enzyme E2 variant 1A-like, which translates into the protein MCSEGSRVVVPRNFRLLEELERGEKGIGDGTVSYGMDDADDIYMQSWTGTIIGPPNTVHEGRIYQLKLFCGKDYPDNPPTVRFQTRINMTCVNQDTGMVEPGLFPMLGNWQREYTMEHILLQLKKEMLSPQNRKLAQPPEGNEEARGDQKGLMPRCCIM